In one window of Nothobranchius furzeri strain GRZ-AD chromosome 11, NfurGRZ-RIMD1, whole genome shotgun sequence DNA:
- the zgc:110366 gene encoding glyoxal reductase has translation MSLFPDLSCPKVSLSNGLQIPILGLGTSYHGGYSHEAIVYALTDCGMRHIDTAKRYGCEENLGKAIKESGLPRSDVWITNKLWHADYGYKSAKAACLKSCSLMGVQYFDLYLMHWPEAQQPSCSNREMRAETWRSLEELYEEGICRSIGVSNFLIHHLEQLKEDCSVVPHVNQVEYHPFQQPNDLIEYCRKEGIVFEGYSPLAKGQVFKNPIVQQIAEKHKRTQAQICIRWSIQNGVVTIPKSVKKNRIWENCQVFGFQLDEADMVALGGLHDGRHVSWDPTNVH, from the exons ATGTCTTTATTTCCAGACCTGAGTTGTCCTAAAGTCTCTCTTTCAAACGGATTACAAATCCCAATACTTGGATTGG GTACATCTTATCATGGAGGATATTCCCATGAGGCCATTGTGTATGCTCTGACTGACTGTGGCATGCGTCACATTGACACAGCAAAGCGGTATGGCTGTGAGGAGAATCTGGGCAAAGCAATCAAAGAGAGTGGGCTCCCACGAAGTGATGtttggatcaccaacaaactgtgGCATGCCGACTATGGATACAAAAGTGCAAAAGCAGCCTGCCTTAAGTCCTGCTCACTGATGGGGGTTCAATACTTTG atctgtacTTGATGCATTGGCCGGAGGCACAGCAACCCAGTTGTTCCAACAGAGAGATGAGAGCTGAGACGTGGAGATCTTTGGAGGAACTTTATGAAGAAG GAATCTGCCGTTCCATTGGCGTGAGCAACTTCCTCATCCACCACCTGGAGCAGCTGAAAGAAGACTGTAGTGTGGTGCCACATGTTAACCag GTAGAGTACCATCCCTTCCAGCAACCCAATGACCTGATAGAGTACTGTCGTAAGGAGGGGATTGTGTTTGAAGGCTACAGCCCTCTGGCCAAAGGTCAAGTCTTCAAGAATCCTATTGTGCAACAGATCGCGGAAAAGCACAAAAGAACGCAAGCTCAGATCTGCATCCGTTGGAGCATTCAG AATGGAGTTGTCACAATACCGAAGTCTGTCAAAAAAAACAGGATATGGGAAAACTGTCAA GTGTTTGGGTTCCAGCTGGATGAGGCGGACATGGTTGCTTTAGGAGGCTTACACGACGGAAGACATGTATCTTGGGATCCAACAAATGTGCATTGA
- the extl2 gene encoding exostosin-like 2, producing the protein MRVPRCSFGVRRKWIIFPILLILLVGAALTALLPPAEEHGDVGVLDVLRRATSQKEKPAQQTDTSEEKFSIIIQTYNRTDLLLKLLNHYQAVPHLQTIIVVWNNVREQTPVKFWDSLGPHPVQVVFKEQTSNQMRNRLQPFSEISTDAVLMVDDDTLISVPDISFAFSVWKQFPDQIVGFVPRKHISTPGGVYSYGSFELQNPEMSGGDMYSMVLIGAAFFHRRYLQLFQDQPPAVHTLVDETQNCDDIAVNFAVALYLRQHSKLSTIKRPSGIFVKPVDLRNIEKDARSGYQGMWHRPEHLLQRSYCLNRLTQIYGFMPLEYSNLMVSQFGFPSYANHKSRG; encoded by the exons ATGAG ggtcCCCCGATGCAGCTTTGGAGTTCGGAGAAAGTGGATCATTTTCCCCATCCTGCTCATCCTTTTGGTCGGTGCAGCCCTAACAGCTTTGCTGCCTCCGGCTGAAGAACATGGAGATGTCGGTGTCCTGGATGTGTTGCGCAGGGCAACATCACAAAAGGAGAAACCTGCACAACAAACAGATACCTCAGAGGAGAAGTTTAGCATCATCATTCAGACGTACAACCGCACAGACCTTCTGCTCAAACTCCTGAATCATTACCAAGCAGTGCCTCATCTTCAGACCATTATCGTAGTCTGGAACAACGTCAGGGAGCAGACACCAGTGAAGTTTTGGGACTCTTTGGGTCCTCATCCAGTTCAGGTTGTCTTCAAGGAACAGACAAGTAACCAGATGCGCAACAGACTGCAACCCTTCTCTGAGATTTCCACTGATG CTGTGTTGATGGTAGATGACGACACCCTCATCAGTGTTCCTGACATCAGTTTTGCTTTCTCCGTCTGGAAG CAATTTCCAGACCAAATAGTTGGATTTGTCCCACGAAAACACATTTCAACACCTGGAGGCGTATACAGTTACGGAAGTTTTGAGCTGCAGAATCCAGAAATGTCTGGAGGCGACAT GTACTCGATGGTTTTAATTGGAGCCGCCTTCTTCCACCGTCGCTACCTGCAGCTTTTCCAGGACCAACCTCCAGCGGTGCACACCTTAGTGGATGAAACACAGAACTGTGACGATATTGCTGTGAACTTTGCTGTAGCTTTGTATTTAAGGCAACATTCAAAATTAAGCACAATCAAAAGACCCTCCGGTATCTTTGTGAAACCCGTGGATCTCCGCAATATTGAAAAGGATGCCCGGAGCGGATACCAGGGAATGTGGCATCGTCCGGAGCACCTTCTCCAAAGGTCCTACTGTCTAAACAGGCTGACACAAATCTATGGCTTCATGCCACTCGAATACTCCAATCTGATGGTATCCCAGTTTGGTTTTCCCAGCTATGCCAATCACAAGAGTAGGGGCTGA
- the parla gene encoding presenilin-associated rhomboid-like protein A, mitochondrial isoform X1, which yields MAWRGCFLKWAKTDFIRYPKNISRSSRVNPYNQQRCSFRREAKRPDTKKENITQELNTSPSEAGTAGPPPPPYIRKPTLFRPLIFTVGFTGCSFGVSAILQYETIKSKVQTAKDGEELEKLALGSPDMAYWHDWWNQLSGFRRQLILLMSMVDDLWNSLTEGQRTATGIIAINAAVLCCWRIPSMQRTMIKYFTSNPASKTQCLPMVLSSFSHYSIIHMVANMYVLWMFSSGIVSLLGKEQFLAVYFSAGVNSTMVSYLCKTATGRFYPSLGASGAVMAVLAAVCTKVPEAKLGIIFLPMVTFTAGNALKALVAIDTAGLMLGWRLFDHAAHLGGALFGVWYVAYGHKLLWRRREPLVKLWHNMRFSVSRGSRPGGRPGDKGGGGGPGHH from the exons ATGGCGTGGAGAGGATGTTTTTTGAAGTGGGCCAAAACAGACTTCATCAGATACCCTAAGAATATTTCACGAAGCTCGAG AGTTAACCCCTACAACCAGCAGAGGTGCAGTTTCCGTCGAGAAGCCAAAAGACCAGATACCAAGAAAGAAAATATCACCCAAGAGTTGAATACCTCTCCTTCTGAGGCTGGCACAGCCGGTCCACCACCTCCCCCCTACATTCGAAAACCCACACTTTTCAGACCGCTGATATTTACTGTAGGG TTTACAGGCTGCTCCTTTGGTGTGTCGGCTATTCTGCAGTATGAGACCATAAAGTCAAAAGTTCAGACTGCAAAAGATGGAGAAGAGTTAGAAAAACTTGCATTG GGCTCTCCGGACATGGCGTACTGGCACGACTGGTGGAACCAGCTGTCCGGCTTCCGGCGACAGCTTATTCTCCTCATGTCCATGGTGGATGACCTTTGGAACAGCCTCACAGAGGGACAGAGAACTGCCACTG GCATTATTGCAATTAATGCGGCAGTTCTGTGTTGCTGGCGGATCCCGTCCATGCAGAGAACAATGATCAAGTACTTCACATCCAACCCAGCCTCCA AAACACAGTGCCTTCCCATGGTTCTGTCTTCCTTCAGCCACTACTCCATTATCCACATGGTGGCCAACATGTACGTCCTATGGATGTTCTCCTCTGGAATTGTATCTCTCCTAGGGAAAGAGCAGTTTCTTGCGGTCTACTTCTCTGCTG GAGTGAATTCTACTATGGTCAGTTACCTGTGTAAAACAGCCACTGGGCGGTTCTATCCATCATTAGGGGCG TCAGGTGCTGTCATGGCGGTGCTTGCTGCTGTCTGCACGAAAGTGCCAGAGGCCAAACTGGGGATAATCTTCCTTCCAATGGTCACATTCACAGCAGGCAAT GCTCTCAAAGCGCTTGTGGCTATAGATACAGCAGGGCTCATGTTGGGATGGCGGCTGTTCGACCATGCTGCTCATCTTGGCGGAGCCCTCTTTGGAGT ATGGTATGTTGCATATGGTCACAAACTGCTTTGGAGGCGGAGGGAGCCTCTCGTGAAGCTGTGGCACAACATGCGCTTCTCAGTCTCCAGAGGGTCTAGGCCGGGCGGTAGACCTGGGGACAAAGGTGGTGGTGGGGGACCTGGACATCACTAA
- the parla gene encoding presenilin-associated rhomboid-like protein A, mitochondrial isoform X2 has product MAWRGCFLKWAKTDFIRYPKNISRSSRVNPYNQQRCSFRREAKRPDTKKENITQELNTSPSEAGTAGPPPPPYIRKPTLFRPLIFTVGFTGCSFGVSAILQYETIKSKVQTAKDGEELEKLALGSPDMAYWHDWWNQLSGFRRQLILLMSMVDDLWNSLTEGQRTATGIIAINAAVLCCWRIPSMQRTMIKYFTSNPASRVNSTMVSYLCKTATGRFYPSLGASGAVMAVLAAVCTKVPEAKLGIIFLPMVTFTAGNALKALVAIDTAGLMLGWRLFDHAAHLGGALFGVWYVAYGHKLLWRRREPLVKLWHNMRFSVSRGSRPGGRPGDKGGGGGPGHH; this is encoded by the exons ATGGCGTGGAGAGGATGTTTTTTGAAGTGGGCCAAAACAGACTTCATCAGATACCCTAAGAATATTTCACGAAGCTCGAG AGTTAACCCCTACAACCAGCAGAGGTGCAGTTTCCGTCGAGAAGCCAAAAGACCAGATACCAAGAAAGAAAATATCACCCAAGAGTTGAATACCTCTCCTTCTGAGGCTGGCACAGCCGGTCCACCACCTCCCCCCTACATTCGAAAACCCACACTTTTCAGACCGCTGATATTTACTGTAGGG TTTACAGGCTGCTCCTTTGGTGTGTCGGCTATTCTGCAGTATGAGACCATAAAGTCAAAAGTTCAGACTGCAAAAGATGGAGAAGAGTTAGAAAAACTTGCATTG GGCTCTCCGGACATGGCGTACTGGCACGACTGGTGGAACCAGCTGTCCGGCTTCCGGCGACAGCTTATTCTCCTCATGTCCATGGTGGATGACCTTTGGAACAGCCTCACAGAGGGACAGAGAACTGCCACTG GCATTATTGCAATTAATGCGGCAGTTCTGTGTTGCTGGCGGATCCCGTCCATGCAGAGAACAATGATCAAGTACTTCACATCCAACCCAGCCTCCA GAGTGAATTCTACTATGGTCAGTTACCTGTGTAAAACAGCCACTGGGCGGTTCTATCCATCATTAGGGGCG TCAGGTGCTGTCATGGCGGTGCTTGCTGCTGTCTGCACGAAAGTGCCAGAGGCCAAACTGGGGATAATCTTCCTTCCAATGGTCACATTCACAGCAGGCAAT GCTCTCAAAGCGCTTGTGGCTATAGATACAGCAGGGCTCATGTTGGGATGGCGGCTGTTCGACCATGCTGCTCATCTTGGCGGAGCCCTCTTTGGAGT ATGGTATGTTGCATATGGTCACAAACTGCTTTGGAGGCGGAGGGAGCCTCTCGTGAAGCTGTGGCACAACATGCGCTTCTCAGTCTCCAGAGGGTCTAGGCCGGGCGGTAGACCTGGGGACAAAGGTGGTGGTGGGGGACCTGGACATCACTAA